One Natrinema longum genomic window, AGGGTAATTTCACGGAACTCTCGATACCAAGTACGCGCTCGCACGGCGTAGCCGAGCGAGCGCTTGATTGCGGAGTTCACTGTTTCAGTCATTGACCGCTGAGCGTACCGATCGTCGTCAATACGGGCGTTGTGAGCGTGATCGTAGGGAGCGAAGATCCGGTGTTTGATCAGCGGGCGAATGTCGAGTTTGCGGAGCTGGTCGCGGAGCGCTTGCTTATCGTAGCCCTTGTCAGCGGCAAGGGATCGCAGATCGCCCGCGTTCCGGCGGGCGATCTGCTCGGCGAGGTCTGCGTCGCTTCCTTCTAACGTCGTCGAGCAGTGAAGATCGAGAACAGCTTGCGTTGCTGTATCGACGAGTTTTGTGACTTTGAGCGTTTGAACGCGGTAATTTGTTCGGTGGCAGTAGTGGCGGCTCGCACGATCACGTTCGTAGAATGTTGCGTCGATAGCAGCGTGTTCAGAGGTGTCGTGCAACTGCGCCGACTGGCGCAGTAGCACTCGACAGACACCCATTTCGATCCGATCAAACGCCTTACACAGCGTAGATGGAGCGGGGAGATCGGCCACGTCAAGGCCGATCTCCCCTGTTATTTGCGGCATTTCCTTCAACAGATCGATCGTCATCCGGTAGGACGTATCGAGGTAAATCCGGAGGCAATGCAGCGAAATGAGGGCATAGTCGGCGAATCCGCCGCCACCAGTTGGGGCAGCGGATTCGCCTCGTTCACCCGTAACTCTTTGTGCAATCGAGACGCAACGCTCGGTGAAGCGGGAGATTTGTGTCATGGACAACCAAATTTTCCCGCTTCAACTCCTTCGATTTACTGACCTTCCCCGACGCCGTCTAGTGATTCAACGCAGCCGTATTTGTAGACTCTTGTTCTAATTTCCTAAGTGGGATATTAAATCCAGCAACTTCAACCGAACCGCCAGAATTCTTTCGAGCGGGAATCTGTCCGGTTACTACTTCACCAGTCTCATGGGTTAGGGTATCATATGACAACCCTACCAAATCTCGTCCTTGATCATTTGTGGCAGCCCCTACAACCGGGATACTAGATAGGGTAGTCACCGATCCAATCCCAAGGTTCTGTAGTACTTTTCTTCTTTTCTGGCTATTATTTCCTGCCATATGGATATCTCCAATAGCAACTATAACAAATCCTTTCATTAAGGAAATCTAACTAGTTTCCACGCTCCTAAATGAGTGAAACTGATTTGATGGTTACTAGGTTGTTGCGTGTTTCAAGTGGCTGCTCGCACCGCAACTGCAGTCGCTGTCTCCCGCGGTCTTCCCGCAGTCGATGGCCCGGACGACGGGCAAGGAACTCCCGAAGACTCGGCTCGGATGGGCCCAGCTCGGCACCCTGCTGGCCCTCTGTGGCCCGTTCATCTACTACCGTCTCTCCCATACCGAACTCGGTCGAACGCTCACCGCTCTCTTCGAACCCGAGACGGAAGCGCGTCAGTAAGCGTCGTCGTACCGGCGTCCTGCGTTACTGTCGGTCTTGTACTGGAGTCGCCGTGACGACCGAACCGTCCTCGTCCGCCGTCGAGATTTCGAATCGGAGTCCACCCGCGTCGCTCTCGCTGACGGTGATCCGCCAGCCGTGGGCTTCGACGACTTCGAAGACGATCGCGAACCCGCCGTCGGTCGCCTCGATCGTGATCGTGACATCGCTTCCGACGCCCCCGACGGTGTCGGAACACGTGCCCGAAGAGGACGAGCAGGCGATCCTCGTCGGCCCTACTCGATTTCTAGGGGACCACTCCCGCCGTCTTCGGTCTCGGCGTTTTCGTCCCACTCGAGTTCGAACTCGACGCTCAGTTCGCCGGGACCGTCCGTCGGCCCCTCGCGTTCGGCTTTGACCTCGAACGTCGGGCTCGCCGGTGGGTTCAGCGTTACCGAGTCGGTACCCGTTTTCAGCGTGATCGCGTCTCCACTCTCGAGTCTGTCGGCGACCGTGCGGAGATACGACGCGATGTCGGCTCTGGGCTGGCTGCTTTCGGATTCGAACAGGACTTCTTCTGGCATACGATAGTCGATACGTCGTCCGAACCGATAAGTGCGTCTCTGCCTCGAGCGTCGTGTGACGGCCCCCGTCTCGTGACGGCGCGGCTCTCGATGACCTGCTGGGGGACTCGAGAGAGTGAGTGAGCTTCACACCCAGCCGGGAGAGATCGGTCGTTGCTGTGTGATATCGGGACGTATCGGGCGACCGCCCCGCCTCGAGTTCGAATTTCGAAAAGCCGTTTCGAGATTCGTACTGTATCGTGGGGCTTATTACGATGTGCGAACTCCGATTGGACAAGACAAATGAGTACGGATACCGCCACAGACGGCGAGACGGGGGACGGACGTACGATCCTGTTGATCGGGAGCGGTCCGATCCAGATCGGACAGGCCGCCGAATTCGACTACTCGGGTGCACAGGCCTGCCGAGCCCTCCAGGAGGAAGGCGCTCGCGTCGTGCTCGTCAACTCGAACCCCGCGACGATCATGACGGATCCGGAGATGGCCGACGAGGTCTACATCGAGCCGATCACGACCGACGCCATCGCCGAGATCATCCGCAAGGAGAATCCCGACGGCGTCATCGCCGGGCTGGGCGGCCAGACCGGGCTGAACGTCACCGCCGAACTCGCCGAGGAAGGCGTCCTCGAGGAGTACGACGTCGATATCATGGGAACGCCCCTGGATACGATCTACGCGACCGAGGACCGCGACCTCTTCCGCCAGCGCATGGAGAAGATCGGCCAGCCGGTCCCCGCGTCGACCACCATCTCGCTCGAGGACGGCGAGTCGGTCGCCGACATGACCGAGGAGGACCTGAAGGAACGCGTGCAGGCCGCCGTCGACGAGGTCGGCGGACTGCCGGTCATCGCCCGTACGACCTACACCCTCGGCGGGAGCGGCTCCGGCGTCGTCCACGAGATGGACGAACTCCTCCGCCGCGTCCGCAAGGGACTGCGCCTCTCTCGCAACAGCGAGGTCCTCATCACCGAGTCCATCGCCGGCTGGGTCGAGTACGAGTACGAAGTGATGCGCGACGCCGACGACTCGTGTATCATCATCTGCAACATGGAGAACATCGACCCGATGGGGATCCACACTGGCGAGTCGACGGTCGTCACACCCTCCCAGATCGTCCCCGACGAGGGCCACCAGGAGATGCGCACCGCCGCGCTCGACGTCATCCGCGAACTCGGCATTCAGGGGGGCTGTAACATCCAGTTCGCGTGGCGCGACGACGGAACCCCCGGCGGCGAGTACCGCGTCGTCGAGGTCAACCCGCGCGTCTCCCGCTCCTCCGCGCTGGCCTCCAAGGCGACCGGGTATCCGATCGCCCGCGTGACCGCGAAGGTCGCGCTGGGCAAGCGCCTCCACGAGATCGACAACGAGATCACCGGCGAAACGACGGCGGCGTTCGAGCCCGCGATCGACTACGTCGTCACCAAGGTGCCCCGGTGGCCCAAGGACAAGTTCGACGACGTCGACTTCGAGCTGACGACGGCGATGAAGTCGACCGGCGAGGCGATGGCCATCGGCCGCACCTTCGAGGAGTCGCTGCTCAAAGCCCTTCGCTCGAGCGAGTACGAACCCGACATCGACTGGGCCGAGGTTAGCGACGAGGAACTCGAGGAACACTACCTCGCACGTCCGTCGCCGGATCGCCCCTACGCGATGTTCGAGGCCTTCGAACGCGGCTACACCGTCGACGAAGTCCAGGAGCTGACGGGCATCTTCGAGTGGTACACCGAGCGCTTCAAGCGCATCGCCGACTCGACGCTCGCCGCCCAGGAGGGTGACTTCACCGAGGCCGCGATCGCCGGCCACACCAACGCGACGATCGCCGCGAGCGCCGGCGCTGACGTCGACACCGTCGAAACCGAGGTCCCCGGTCGCACCTACAAGCAGGTCGACACCTGCGCGGGCGAGTTCAAGGCCGAGACGCCGTACTACTACTCCGCGCGAAAGTCGGAGTTCGAGTCCGGTCCGCTGCTCGGCGACGCCGCCGCGGGCGAACTCGAGGTCGACCGCGACATCGAGAGCGTGATCGTCGTCGGCGGCGGCCCGATCCGCATCGGACAGGGCGTCGAGTTCGACTACTGTTCGGTCCACGCGGTCCGCGCGCTGCGCGACCTCGGCATCGACGCCTACGTCGTCAACAACAACCCCGAGACGGTGTCGACCGACTACGACACCTCCGACGGGCTCTTCTTCGAGCCGATCACGGCGGAGGAAGTCGCCGACGTCGCCGAGGCGACCGGTGCCGACGGCGTGATGGTCCAGTTCGGCGGTCAGACCTCCGTCAACATCGGCGAACCCCTCGAGGACGAACTCGAGCGCCGCGGCCTGGACTGTGAAGTCATGGGCACCTCCGTCGAGGCGATGGACTTAGCGGAGGACCGCGATCGCTTTAACGCCCTGATGGACGAACTCGAGATCTCCCAGCCCGACGGCGGGACGGCCTTCTCCGAGGAGGAGGCCCTCGAACTCGCCCACGACATCGGCTACCCCGTCCTCGTCCGCCCCTCCTACGTGCTGGGCGGTCGCGCGATGCAGGTCGTCTACGACGACGCGGAACTCGAGACCTACATCGAGGAGGCCGTCCGCGTCGCCCCCGACAAGCCGATCCTCGTCGACGACTTCCTCGAGGACGCGATCGAACTCGACGTGGATGCGGTCTCCGACGGCCGCAACGTCATCATCGGCGGCATCATGGAACACGTCGAGAGCGCGGGCGTCCACTCGGGCGATTCCGCGTGTATGATCCCGCCACGCTCGCTGGACGAAGATACCTTAGAGCGCGTCCGCGAGGTCACCGAGGACATCGCCGAGGCGCTGAAGACCAAAGGACTACTGAACGTTCAGCTCGCAGTCAGGGACGGCGAGGTCTACGTGCTCGAGGCCAACCCGCGCTCCTCGCGTACCGTCCCGTTCGTCTCCAAGGCGACGGGCGTCCCGATCGCCAAGCTTGCAGCGCAGGTCATGGCCGGCGAGACGCTCGCGAGTCTCGAGGCCGACGAGCAGATCCCCGACCACACCTCGATCAAGGAGGTCGTCCTCCCCTTCGACCGCCTGCCGGGCTCGGACCCGCGTCTCGGTCCGGAGATGAAGTCCACGGGCGAGGTCATGGGCACGGCAAGCGACTTCGGCACGGCCTACTGGAAGGCCCAGCAGGCCGCCGGCAACGCCGTCAGCGAGGGGACTGCCGTCGTCGACCTCGACGTCGACGGCTTCGAGAACCACTTCGACGTGGCCGAGTTCGACGACGTGCCACAGGCGATCCGCGAGAACGAGGTCGACTTCGTCGTCAGCCGCGACCGCGACACCCTCGAGATGGCCGTCGAGGAGGAGATCCCCTACCTGTCGACGGTCGCCAGCGCCGAGGCCTACGTCGAAGCGCTCGATAGCTTCGATGGTGACCTCGAGGTCGAATCGGTATCCAGCCGCCCGAAACACGCCGCCAAGTGGGGCACGTCCGAGTAATCCGCCGGCCGTTACTCCGGTTGAGTGCGTAGCTGGTGTTTCGCGCAGGGCCACCTCGGCTCTCGCCGTTCTCGTGTCGCCGAGACGACGCCAATGCAGCCCGAACGTCGTCCCCGGGTCCGATTTCCTTATACTTCGGTAGTCCCGATAGCCGTCTATGACCACGGACGTCGACCTCACCGAGCGCGAGCGGGCGGTCATCAACGCCTTTCAGGGTGGCTTCCCCGTCGTACCGCGACCGTTCGAAGACGCCGCCGCCGCAATGCGCGAACGCGGGGTCGACATCGACGCGACGGAACTACTCGAGACGATTCGAGACCTCGACGAACGGGGCACGCTATCACGGTTCGGGCCGCTCGTCAACGCCCAGGAGATCGGCGGCGCGGCGACGCTCGTCGCCATGCACGCCCCCGAGGAGCGCTTCGACGAGATCGTCGAGCTGGTCAACGACCACCACGAGGTCGCGCACAACTACGAGCGAGCCCATCCCCACCTGAACGTCTGGTTCGTCGTGAGCGTCGCCGACGAGGATCGCGTCGGGGACGTCCTCGCCGAGATCGAGGCCGAAACGGGCCAGGAAACGTACAACCTCCCGAAACGACGGGAGTTCCGCGTCGAGGCCAAGTTCTACGTCGACGGTCCCCTCGACGGCGACGGTGACGTCGCGGCCGCCGGGATCGACTGCACCGATCTCGGCCCCGACGTGACACCGACCGACGAACCCACGCTGTCGCCGGCCGAACGCGATCTCGTCCTCGAGGTACAGGACGGAGTTCCACTCACCGAGACGCCCTACGCGGACGTGGCCGATGCGATCGGAGCGGACGTGGAGTGGGTCCTCGAGACCGTCAAACGGTTCGAACGCGAGGGGAAGATCCGACGGATCGGTGTCGTCCCGAACCACTACGCGCTGGGCTACACGGAAAACGGGATGACGGTCTGGAACGTGCCCGACGACGTCGTTCCCGAGGTCGGTCCCGAAGTCGCCTCGCTGCCGTTCGTGACTCACTGTTACCGGCGGCCCCGCCACGAGGGCGTCTGGCCGTACAACTTCTTCGCGATGACCCACGGCCGCAGCGAGGCGGAAAGTCGACGGCGCATCGAGCAGGTCCGTGAAACCATGGACGAGTACTGGGACGTGACCGACGACGACTGGGACACCCTGTTTTCGACGCAAATATTGAAGAAAACCGGGATTCGGATGGAAGAGCGTGCCGACGCGAACACCAGAGAGCGATAAGGCCGGCCGAACGACGCAGACTCCCCACATGATTCCACTCTTGCACGATTTCACGAACGCGACCGTGCTCGTCGTCGGCGGCGGACCGGTCGGTGCCCGGAAAGCGCGACGGTTCGCCCGCGAAGCGCGGGTGCTCGTCGTCAGTCCGGCGTTCGCCGATCGCGACTTCGGCGATGCCGAACTGATCCGGGCGGCCCCCGACGCCGACGACGTCCCGGCGTGGCTCGAGCGAACCGCACCTGCGTTGGTCGTCGCCGCGACCGACGACGCGGCGATCAACGAGGCCGTCGTCGACGCGGCCCACGATCGAGGGATCCTCGTCAACCGGGCGGATCGCTCCGGAGAACGCGAACCCGGCAGCGTCGTCGTTCCCGCGACCGTCCGGGAGGAGCCGGTGACCGTCGCGATCGCGACCGGCGGCCGGGCCCCCGCACTGAGCAAGTACCTCCGCCAGGAACTCGAGGAGACGCTCGAGGGGGCCGGCGAGATGGCGCGGGTCTGTAGCGGGGTTCGCGAGCAACTCAAGACACGGGACGTGTCAGCGGACCGGCGACGAGAGATCGTGACGAATGTCGTCAATTCTCCGGATGTTTGGACAGCTTTACGTACGGGTACTTCCAACTGTCCGCAAGTGATCGAGGACGTGCTCGGCGAAGAACTGGCAACTGGTGGTGATCGGCCGTGATGTCGACAGGGGTCGTGACCGCCGGACGGGTGACCCACGAGAGCGGCGGCGTCGACGACCTGGCCGCCGCGAGCCCGGAGAGTCAGGGAGCCGCCGTCCGGGAACTCCTGACCGTTCCCGATATCGACGAAGCGTACGTCCTCTCGACGTGCAACCGGGTAGAGGCATACGTCGTCGGTGCCGACCACGCCGTCGGCCGGGCCGCGCTCGCGGAGTTTTTCGCCGCGGTCGACGACGACGCCGTCGTGACGACCGCCCACGACGAGAGTCTCCGGCACCTGCTCCGAGTCGCTGCCGGCCTCGAGTCGGTGATCCTCGGCGAAGACCAGATCATCGGCCAGGTGCGAACCGCCTACGAGGACGCTCGCGACGCCGGAGGCATCGGCTCGATGCTCGAGGCCGCCGTCACGAAGGCGATCCACGTCGGCGAGCGTGCCCGCACCGAAACCGGGATCAACGAGGGTGTCGTCTCGCTCGGTTCGGCCGCGACGCGACGCGCCGCCGAGGAACTCGACCTCGAGGGGGCGACCGCGCTGGTCGTCGGGGCCGGCGAGATGGGGCAACTCGCGGCCCGGAGCCTCGGGGACGCCGGCGTCGACGAACTCGTCGTCGCCAATCGAACCGTCGCCCACGCCGAACACCTCGTCGACGACGTCGAGGACGAGACCGACGCCGCGGCCGTCCCGCTCGAGGCGCTCGAGACCGTCACGAGCCGTGCCGATATCATCGTCGCGGCGACCGGCAGCGAGGAGCCAGTGCTCGAGACACACCACCTCGACGGCGATACCGGGACCGACGAAACCGACTCCGAACAGGTCATCGTCGATCTCGGCCAGCCACGAGACGTCGAACCGGCGGCCGACGCCCTCCCCGCGGTACGGGTGTTCGATCTGGACGATCTCGAGTCGATCACCGCGGAGACCCGCGAACAGCGGGCCGACGCCGCCCGTGAGGTCGAGTCGATGATCGACGCCGAGTTCGACCTGCTCTGTGACCAGTACAAACGCGCTCGCGCCGACGAAGCGATCGCGGCGATGTACGAATCCGCCGAGCGGATCAAGGACCGCGAGGTCGAGACGGCGCTCTCACACCTCGAGGGCGAAGTGACCGACGACCAGCGCGAGGTCGTCGAGGCGATGGCCGACGCGCTGGTCAACCAGTTGCTCGCCCCGCCGACCAAGAGCCTCCGCGAGGCGGCGGCCGAAGACGACTGGAGTACGATCCATACCGCACTGCAACTGTTCAATCCGGAGTTCGATTCGGACGACGGCCCGCTCGCACCGCCGTCGGTCGTCACCGCGAGTGCCGACACGGGAATCGGCGCGACGGACGACGACTAACGAGGGGCCACGCCCCCGGATCGAGTTTCGGTTCGGTTCCACTCGGGCGTCCAGCGGCGCTGTCGGTGTGCTGTGTTCCGAACTCGATCCGACGGCCACCCCCAGACTCCCCTCTCACTCGGCCGTCTCGAGGCCGCCTTATCGGGTCGGTGCGCCGTACTCCACGTGGACCGTCGGGACGCTCGCGGAGTCGGCCGCTTCGGTGCCGTTCCAGTCGACGAGGCGGACGTTCGCCATCTCCCCGGAAAACCGGAATCGTCGGACGCCGACGTCGATCGCACCCTCGGCGACGCTCCCGGCGACGACCGGGCCCTCGGCCGTGGGGT contains:
- a CDS encoding Lrp/AsnC family transcriptional regulator; the protein is MTTDVDLTERERAVINAFQGGFPVVPRPFEDAAAAMRERGVDIDATELLETIRDLDERGTLSRFGPLVNAQEIGGAATLVAMHAPEERFDEIVELVNDHHEVAHNYERAHPHLNVWFVVSVADEDRVGDVLAEIEAETGQETYNLPKRREFRVEAKFYVDGPLDGDGDVAAAGIDCTDLGPDVTPTDEPTLSPAERDLVLEVQDGVPLTETPYADVADAIGADVEWVLETVKRFEREGKIRRIGVVPNHYALGYTENGMTVWNVPDDVVPEVGPEVASLPFVTHCYRRPRHEGVWPYNFFAMTHGRSEAESRRRIEQVRETMDEYWDVTDDDWDTLFSTQILKKTGIRMEERADANTRER
- the carB gene encoding carbamoyl-phosphate synthase large subunit, yielding MSTDTATDGETGDGRTILLIGSGPIQIGQAAEFDYSGAQACRALQEEGARVVLVNSNPATIMTDPEMADEVYIEPITTDAIAEIIRKENPDGVIAGLGGQTGLNVTAELAEEGVLEEYDVDIMGTPLDTIYATEDRDLFRQRMEKIGQPVPASTTISLEDGESVADMTEEDLKERVQAAVDEVGGLPVIARTTYTLGGSGSGVVHEMDELLRRVRKGLRLSRNSEVLITESIAGWVEYEYEVMRDADDSCIIICNMENIDPMGIHTGESTVVTPSQIVPDEGHQEMRTAALDVIRELGIQGGCNIQFAWRDDGTPGGEYRVVEVNPRVSRSSALASKATGYPIARVTAKVALGKRLHEIDNEITGETTAAFEPAIDYVVTKVPRWPKDKFDDVDFELTTAMKSTGEAMAIGRTFEESLLKALRSSEYEPDIDWAEVSDEELEEHYLARPSPDRPYAMFEAFERGYTVDEVQELTGIFEWYTERFKRIADSTLAAQEGDFTEAAIAGHTNATIAASAGADVDTVETEVPGRTYKQVDTCAGEFKAETPYYYSARKSEFESGPLLGDAAAGELEVDRDIESVIVVGGGPIRIGQGVEFDYCSVHAVRALRDLGIDAYVVNNNPETVSTDYDTSDGLFFEPITAEEVADVAEATGADGVMVQFGGQTSVNIGEPLEDELERRGLDCEVMGTSVEAMDLAEDRDRFNALMDELEISQPDGGTAFSEEEALELAHDIGYPVLVRPSYVLGGRAMQVVYDDAELETYIEEAVRVAPDKPILVDDFLEDAIELDVDAVSDGRNVIIGGIMEHVESAGVHSGDSACMIPPRSLDEDTLERVREVTEDIAEALKTKGLLNVQLAVRDGEVYVLEANPRSSRTVPFVSKATGVPIAKLAAQVMAGETLASLEADEQIPDHTSIKEVVLPFDRLPGSDPRLGPEMKSTGEVMGTASDFGTAYWKAQQAAGNAVSEGTAVVDLDVDGFENHFDVAEFDDVPQAIRENEVDFVVSRDRDTLEMAVEEEIPYLSTVASAEAYVEALDSFDGDLEVESVSSRPKHAAKWGTSE
- a CDS encoding amphi-Trp domain-containing protein, encoding MPEEVLFESESSQPRADIASYLRTVADRLESGDAITLKTGTDSVTLNPPASPTFEVKAEREGPTDGPGELSVEFELEWDENAETEDGGSGPLEIE
- the hemA gene encoding glutamyl-tRNA reductase encodes the protein MSTGVVTAGRVTHESGGVDDLAAASPESQGAAVRELLTVPDIDEAYVLSTCNRVEAYVVGADHAVGRAALAEFFAAVDDDAVVTTAHDESLRHLLRVAAGLESVILGEDQIIGQVRTAYEDARDAGGIGSMLEAAVTKAIHVGERARTETGINEGVVSLGSAATRRAAEELDLEGATALVVGAGEMGQLAARSLGDAGVDELVVANRTVAHAEHLVDDVEDETDAAAVPLEALETVTSRADIIVAATGSEEPVLETHHLDGDTGTDETDSEQVIVDLGQPRDVEPAADALPAVRVFDLDDLESITAETREQRADAAREVESMIDAEFDLLCDQYKRARADEAIAAMYESAERIKDREVETALSHLEGEVTDDQREVVEAMADALVNQLLAPPTKSLREAAAEDDWSTIHTALQLFNPEFDSDDGPLAPPSVVTASADTGIGATDDD
- a CDS encoding sensor histidine kinase, translating into MGRKRRDRRRREWSPRNRVGPTRIACSSSSGTCSDTVGGVGSDVTITIEATDGGFAIVFEVVEAHGWRITVSESDAGGLRFEISTADEDGSVVTATPVQDRQ
- a CDS encoding precorrin-2 dehydrogenase/sirohydrochlorin ferrochelatase family protein, translating into MIPLLHDFTNATVLVVGGGPVGARKARRFAREARVLVVSPAFADRDFGDAELIRAAPDADDVPAWLERTAPALVVAATDDAAINEAVVDAAHDRGILVNRADRSGEREPGSVVVPATVREEPVTVAIATGGRAPALSKYLRQELEETLEGAGEMARVCSGVREQLKTRDVSADRRREIVTNVVNSPDVWTALRTGTSNCPQVIEDVLGEELATGGDRP
- a CDS encoding IS5 family transposase yields the protein MTQISRFTERCVSIAQRVTGERGESAAPTGGGGFADYALISLHCLRIYLDTSYRMTIDLLKEMPQITGEIGLDVADLPAPSTLCKAFDRIEMGVCRVLLRQSAQLHDTSEHAAIDATFYERDRASRHYCHRTNYRVQTLKVTKLVDTATQAVLDLHCSTTLEGSDADLAEQIARRNAGDLRSLAADKGYDKQALRDQLRKLDIRPLIKHRIFAPYDHAHNARIDDDRYAQRSMTETVNSAIKRSLGYAVRARTWYREFREITLMCVVYNIKRAVKQ